The following coding sequences lie in one Motilibacter peucedani genomic window:
- a CDS encoding Gfo/Idh/MocA family protein codes for MTTDVRWGFLGAGAMARTIAPCVHAAGGARLQAVAARDVERARRLGPHGAAYDSYDAVLADDSVDAVYVALANDAHAPWVLRAVEAGKHVLCEKPIGLDVAEVRAMAEAAAAHDRLVVEASWYRWAPRTVRAEALVRAGALGEVRRASSAFTGGGGDESNYRFDPHRGGGALYDVGCYSVSAVLWAAGWAPLTWTEASLERTDEGVDVRGRAQLTLGGVQAEVRFGMRDEPAQTVLVEGDEARLEFVGDAFVSRFEVAELAVGDTVERFAPCDPYQLMFEAVSRRIGGDQTARVVGLDESLRVAEAIDAVFAADPHPAGAGPDRPERLPS; via the coding sequence GGCGGCGCGCGGCTGCAGGCGGTCGCGGCGCGCGACGTGGAGCGGGCCCGCCGGCTCGGGCCGCACGGCGCGGCCTACGACAGCTATGACGCGGTCCTGGCCGACGACTCGGTCGACGCGGTCTACGTCGCGCTCGCCAACGACGCGCACGCCCCGTGGGTGCTGCGCGCCGTCGAGGCCGGCAAGCACGTCCTGTGCGAGAAGCCGATCGGGCTCGACGTCGCCGAGGTGCGGGCGATGGCCGAGGCGGCGGCCGCGCACGACCGGCTGGTCGTCGAGGCGTCGTGGTACCGCTGGGCGCCGCGCACCGTACGCGCCGAGGCCCTCGTGCGCGCCGGCGCGCTGGGCGAGGTGCGCCGTGCCTCCTCCGCCTTCACCGGCGGCGGGGGCGACGAGTCGAACTACCGCTTCGACCCGCACCGCGGCGGCGGCGCGCTCTACGACGTCGGCTGCTACAGCGTGTCGGCCGTGCTGTGGGCCGCCGGCTGGGCGCCGCTGACCTGGACCGAGGCGTCGCTCGAGCGCACCGACGAGGGAGTCGACGTGCGCGGGCGGGCGCAGCTCACCCTGGGCGGCGTGCAGGCCGAGGTCCGCTTCGGCATGCGCGACGAGCCCGCCCAGACGGTGCTCGTCGAGGGCGACGAGGCGCGTCTCGAGTTCGTCGGGGACGCCTTCGTCTCGCGCTTCGAGGTCGCCGAGCTCGCCGTGGGCGACACCGTCGAGCGCTTCGCGCCCTGCGACCCCTACCAGCTGATGTTCGAGGCCGTCTCGCGGCGCATCGGCGGCGACCAGACCGCCCGCGTCGTCGGCCTGGACGAGTCGTTGCGCGTGGCCGAGGCCATCGACGCGGTGTTCGCAGCAGACCCCCACCCGGCTGGCGCCGGACCCGACCGACCCGAGAGGCTGCCGTCGTGA